CTCGGCGTCCGGTCCGGTGCCGCCGTTGTTCCTGCCGTCGTCCCTGGTCTTCCTGCTCTCGCTGTACGCGGTCAGCGCCTATGGTCGCCCGGCGCCGGGCTACGCATTGATCGTCGGCCTGGCCGGCGCCGGCATCGCGACCCTGCGGATCGGGCTCGTCCGGACCTCACCCGCAGACTCGCTGCCGCACGGCACCATCCAACTTCTCTTCCTCTTCGGCGCGTTGGCCGCCGCCGTCGTCGCATCCTGGAGCTTCGGGCGGTTCCGCCGGTTGCACTTCGCCTACGTCGCGACCCTCGAGGAGCGGGCCGAACGCGCGGAGGCGGACCGCGAGGAGCGCGCCCGGCGCGCCGCGGTCGACGAACGCGCCCGGATCGCCCGCGAGATGCACGACGTCGTCGCGCACTCGCTCTCGATCGTCGTCAGCCAGGCCGAAGGAGGCCGGTATGCAGCCCGCGCCCGCCCCGACAAGGCCGCCGCCGTCCTCGAGACGATCGCCGACACCGGCCGGCAGGCCCTCGCCGACATGCGCGGCCTGCTCGGCGTACTCAACAACGACGAGCAGGTCGGCGACGGAGCCGACGCCGGCTGGGGGCCGCAGCCAGGTCTGGCGCAGCTGCCCGATCTGATTGCCCGGGTGCGGGCGGCCGGACTCGCTGTCGACCACACCGAACGCGGCACGGCGCATCCGCTCAGCCCGGCGGGCGAGCTCGCGGTGTTCCGCCTCGTGCAGGAGTCACTCACCAACACGCTCAAACATGCCGGCGCAGACGCCCACGCCGCCGTCGAGTTCGCCTGGACCGACGGCGACCTGCGCATCACCGCCGGCGACGACGGCAGCGGCCTGATCTCGTCGGATGGGAGCGGGCGTGGCCTCGTCGGTATGCGCGAACGTCTCGCCGTGGTCGGCGGCTCGATGTCCTCCGGCGCCCGCCCCGGCGGGGGATTCCTGATCCGCGCCCGGGTCCCGTACCGTTCGGGTCCGGCCGAGGAGGGGGCGTCGTGACGATCAAGGTGTTCCTCGTCGACGACCAGGCACTGGTCCGGGCCGGGCTGGGGATGGTCGTCGACTCCCAGGACGATATGGAGGTCGTCGGCGAAGCGAACGACGGCGCGGA
This region of Mycobacteriales bacterium genomic DNA includes:
- a CDS encoding histidine kinase; translated protein: MGSDAGRLRIQRRPFERADRWVGAHPWSVDMLVAALAAAVLGISSVVAIPDLKLSVGWSVVLVLAVVVLHGSLVARRSLPVASFAVATAVMAVVALAPDGSSASGPVPPLFLPSSLVFLLSLYAVSAYGRPAPGYALIVGLAGAGIATLRIGLVRTSPADSLPHGTIQLLFLFGALAAAVVASWSFGRFRRLHFAYVATLEERAERAEADREERARRAAVDERARIAREMHDVVAHSLSIVVSQAEGGRYAARARPDKAAAVLETIADTGRQALADMRGLLGVLNNDEQVGDGADAGWGPQPGLAQLPDLIARVRAAGLAVDHTERGTAHPLSPAGELAVFRLVQESLTNTLKHAGADAHAAVEFAWTDGDLRITAGDDGSGLISSDGSGRGLVGMRERLAVVGGSMSSGARPGGGFLIRARVPYRSGPAEEGAS